Genomic window (Temnothorax longispinosus isolate EJ_2023e chromosome 3, Tlon_JGU_v1, whole genome shotgun sequence):
aaaattttaaaatacacgGTTGTATTAAATCGTATAAGCAACGTTTTATCCTCTCTCGAAAATATTTCGCACAACATGTATGCGCTTTCAATTTTCTCGACAGAACAGTCTTACTTTATCGGGCTTCGAGCGTTCGCGAGACTTTTTTACGATATTGAATCGATTGTCCGATTAACATTCCAACTGTTCGCACCGGACACCAATTTCCGTGCACCTACATTCCTCACAGGGACTCGAGAGCTCCGTGATAATTCTGCCGACGCGATACATTCGCCCGTATATATTGCAACCGGCCAGCTTCAGTAAACTGCCCACGGACATTGGTATCTCGTTGTCGAGGACCTTTGAGGACGTCTCGACAGTTTCCGTCTCCTCGGTTAACCTTTCCGTACTCGTCGATGAAGCGACGAGTGTCTCCTGATCCTCTCGTACACCGCTGACGGAGGAAACACTCGGTGTCTTTGTAGTAGTCTCGGTCAGCTTGTTGCTGGAACTGGCGTTCGAGGAAAATAGCAGCTTAAGAACACTGTCCAGAGAAAAGATGGTGACATCTTCGTCGTCCTCGGTGGTCTTTCCATCTTCACTTGGAAAATTATCCGATTCCGTGCGATTGTCGTATTTCGTAGTACGATTGTCCTCTTCGCCGGTGAAGTTTCTATCGAAATCGCCGGTCTCGGATACGTTTCCCTTCGCGAACTTCTGTTCCGTGGTATTGCCCCGTTGGAAATCGTACTTCGAACTGTCGGTCGTGCGATTTAACTCGGTCAACGCCGCTCCGTCGTAATCGAAGATGTCCGCCTCGGGATTTTCGGAGGGTTTGCGATCCAGGACCTGATTCTTGGAATCGTACGTTAACGAGACGGTATCCGTCGAAAACGCTTCGTGGTTCACTCCGTACTTCATTTTCGTCAAGAAAGAGGAGTCGATCGTTTCCTCTCCGTAATCGAAGGGCGGTTGCATAAGCGGCACTCGCTCCATGAAGTCAAAGTTCGGCGAGTGTTGTAATTGATTGCCCATTATGCCTGGAGCCGAGGCCTTCGAGGCCGTCATGGACGTCGTCGGCCTGGGCATCGTGATGCCGCGTTCAACCAGATACGGGATCATGTCTTCGATCAGGGAAGGTAAGTCGGGGGCTGGCTCGGTCTTGATGACGTCGCGAAACGGATCCGGAGATACTGTGGGTTGTCGTTGAGAAGGTGCCGTGGCGTCGGCGCGGTCGAGCACCACCGTTGGCGATTCGTCGGCGTCGACTATAAGATAAGCGGATAAGacgtattatagaaaaataaaaatgtgtctTGTGAGTTTGTATAACATTTctgatagaattttattatacgacGATATGAAATATACCACAAACAATTTTTCCGCAACACTTCTCCTCGGAATTAATTCTGCGACAACCAATTTTCAATGGCGGACACTTCTCCGAGGAGCAGACGACGTCCCCATAATAACACATGCAGATTATGCAAAAAGCGGTACGTGGCAAGATCGCACCGTGACGGTATTCCATATCTTCAAAATGGCACTTACTCGATAAATCTAGTTCGACAAAACAAGCCAATTAATGATGTATATTATAGTTCTACTGCGGTTTAATTTATCAGATTTTTCACAGATTAGCAATTAATTAAGGATGCATACCGTTATTCTTTCGATGTGAATTTGTAATTTGTGGAACTACAGTAACTCCAGTACCAATCTCAAGATTTAAGTCTGTGGAGCGGTAAGGAACATCGAAGTATGGCGGCTCTCTGGGTACAAAACCACCTACGAATAAAGAtctattacttattatttataaaaaagtattgtgAGCGAcagtatttttgttaaaattaattaatcctattaaaataacaaaacaatgGTAGCATCTCATTTTTTATCCAACTACACAAtacaaagtattttaaaaaaattcacgtcctaaaagaaaaataaagatatgcgaaaaagaaaactgctttttaatatattgcttttaatatatatatttagctcGGCTATATAGCATcttttatttgtacatttttacgTCTAGACTATTCATTTGACTTCTTATAGAGAATCATAAAATACCTTCGGTCTCTACGGGTGGGTTAAATCGGTTCTCCTGGGTTGCAATATCATAAAAGCCGGAAGCATCGGTCGGTCGTAGTTCAGGGGGCACTACAACTGAACCAGGAGGATATCCAGTCTCAGATGAGGGTACATCCTTGCCTTTCACCAACGCATCTGCCGCCACAAAGGGTATTATCCTACaatagcaaaatatattttttccattgaTACATTTAGCTACAAAACAACCtgtagttttaattaaatttttaaattacttttatacgttatatgtacttatatatataaaaagaaattaaaagaaaaatgtttcaagaATTTAGATAATAGAATTTAGATAATAGAAttcaaagaatttaattagaattttaagaaataaaattagttcTTCAGAGGATTGTCTATCAtacttttcaaattataattgttcaaaaaagtgtatcttaataaattttatgaaaagacTACAACACACAAAAAAGTGCTGTACATTTTCTACCGTTAAAAATGTAACCGACGTAAATCGATATCAATCAGTTGTTTTCGACAAacgatttcaatttaattcacGGCAGTATTTCTCGGCCAACAAAACTCGCAAAAAAGCGGTTCCGTTATAAGCGTGAAAAATTGATTGCACTTCGTGTCGgctaataaaaagaaataaaacgcgCTATATCGATTACATCGACTGCGTTACGTTGCACCTGCCGATATTTTCAATGCgttctaaaaatattgcaattatgtttgtctaaaaaaaaaaaaacatctataTACCCTTCGTACTTCCCATCAGCGGAGGTTGTCCGGTGTTAAATCACGGGACGGAATAGGAGATGATGATGGATCGAGATATGATAATAGTCACCTAACGTTCGGCAGCGACGGCGGCAGAAGTCGTTCGTTGTAGTCGTACTCATAATCCTCGCCTTTTTCTCGATGAGTGATGTTCAGGATGGCCTCAATGTCGGGCGGAATGGACCTAATTGGATTTATCGTGACACCTTGTATATGGCCCACTGAGACATTCGTCTTGACTGTCACGTTCATCACCAGGATGTCGTCCGGCATGAGTATCATCGACGATGGACTGGTGACGGGTCTCTTGCCGATGATCTCCGTCCTCTATGTCATATGTGTTTAATCATAATACACTTACTTGTTCTTTTTTACGGTAAGTTTACagcaaacatattttatatttaaaaaataggtATGTATGAATACAAGCAAAGAAagtaaataatcaaatttgcAACCAAACTCATAAATCTAGGTTTCGTTTTCAAGTTTCGTTATCagattgtttgaaaaaataaaaaaatttaaatctaattttaagagattacaaaattaatctaGAAATAATGTTTACTTTACTTTAAATCTACTTCCGCAAAGTgagttaaatttattgaaatttgtattattttttagtgttaagagaaaaatctctcattattatctattattttcataatcctatttctttattatcgaagggacattttataaaaaaaagattttctcaAGATAATctcgtaatttaaaaatttttcatgcaagtaaatataattagaaatattcaatgcagcaataatttttaacataagaCTACCAATCACTAAATAAAtcactaataaataattaaaatgtacaaaaatatgtgattGTTTCTTACTTACGACTTTTACGAAACTATCTCACTGGTATCGTatgaaaattcaaattattattcttcctTTTGTCGTTACCTTAATGAGTGTAGAGTTCTCGGACAATTTCTCGTCAGGAATAAGCGTTTTCCGGGCATTCGTGGAAATTGCGAAAGGATGCATCGTAGCTTTGTTTTTCTCAATTATATCCGCTTTCTCTCCCACCGTCGTCCCTCTCTCCGTAGCCTCGTCTTCGTTCCGCTTCTCGTTTTCGCCTGCGTTTTTGTTTTCATCCCCGCCGGCACCCTCGTTTTCATCGTTTCCATTATCGAGCGCTAATTCAGGAAGCATCGTCGTCCATTCCGACAACGAGATCGTCGAGCCATCCGTACTAGACGGCTCCTCCGTCGTCATGATCGTGGAGTCCGTGAACGTGTTTGTTAAGCACATGATGCAGGAACCAATGCCAGAATCAGCATCTTTGGTGGACGCCAGGGTCGATTCGAATGAGGTTGTCGATTCAGTGTTACTCGATAACTGGCGAacgaaaacaaaataattgttaacgTCGGATTGATTTATGATCGGGTTTATGCTTTCGTGAACCGAAGAAAACAGTAGAGCGCATtaaagcgataaaaaaaattgcactcCGATAAATTGCAGTGTTTTTATTGAGACTAATAGCAGAAAGATATCATCTGATTCAATGTTTGtttcgtttattttcttatctgttgttgttaaaattatttgaaagatatttgtattacatatacgttacaatattaataactccgttcaaattatatttttacatctgaGTTAGCAACGTATGTACCTATTAATTTGCTAAATGGATAATTACGCAAGGATTAAAAGATTGGGAAGGCTTTCGTTATGCGAATTatcatacatattattatcacCTCATTCGTTGAAGTTCCGGCAGTCGTCACTTCCAAGGTCGATTTATAGTCCACCGTCCCTATCAAGATTTCATTGTCCATGATGTCGGTCTCCATGGTCGAGGGCCAAGCGGTCGAGTAGGTGACGACAGATGAGTCCTCCTCGAGATCGATCGTGCTGGTGCTAATCCGTTCCTCGACCACTCTGTGACCTCGTCCTTCGACGGGCGGATTCGTAGATTGATCAATCGCGGGCTGAACAATTAATGACAGGCTCTCGTACCGTAAATCGATTAGGATCTCTTCACAGAgggatctctctctctctttctctcttttttttttataaaactctATGCGCGCTTCAAAGCCTACTCGTAATTCGATCAACCGAGTCAATTTAATGATTTCACTTAATCGTTTGCGTTTAATCGGGCGACTCGAGCTCAAttgaatacttaattttttccgATACTGGAGCACTATGTGGACATTGGTAATGCAAAGTGAACGCGTTATAGAtcatttaactaaaaaattcTAGAAGCACGGGTGTTGgacataaatttatacaagaaTGCTATAAATAATGTCTAataagacataattttaatcaatatgaaataatgctgaaaatgaataaattttttagagatagaaaaataaaagattcttaatttttaataaattaaaagagataCACATaagtttttatgtataatgtaagaaatataaatttttataagcaaTTGATACAAACAATCTTCATCAAATTTGTGTCAGAAAAATTATGGGAAAAATAAGCTTCCTTTAATTCTGCGATAGAAACTATCGAGTCCAGCTCTTAAAGTTATCTCTTTAGTATTGGCGCGCGATTGATGCGCTCGTTCAAGAATCCAAGTTTGTGACGAACCCTCGGAATCCGCCGCACAGTTGTTTCCATTGTCTGAGTAGATTCCCGTGTATCTCGCGAGAATCGAATTCTCCATAAGTGGTATTCTGTACTAACGACCCGCTACCCATTAATAATAACGCAATACATCCATAATAGATACGTCGTCGCCCGATCGGAAACTCGTATCGCGCTACGTGATCCAATAAGGTATGCTTCATTCCAAATTCCTGAACTAAGTCGAATGTCTAACGTATTTATAATCAATGTTTCGGGTAGATTTCATTGATTAAATTCCGCCGACTACATAAATCACCTCCCCTTAACTTCGATCCCATGAGCATGTTCCTACTATTTGGTAACTTTGGGATTTAGCTTATTTAGAACAGTTAGAACTATTTAACAGAATTCGCCAAAAAGGCGACGCGATAATTTGCGTTTCTACAAGGGAAGcgtaaaagaagaagaagaagagaaaacgtACGAAAAAGTTGGTCTCCTTGCGGAACTTAGCGTAGTCCTTGCTGACGAAGGCGTAAGATGCGTAGTTTTGGGTGGCCTTTACTTCGATGCTGCCGCCTTGAACGTTTAATCTCTCAGTTTCTTAATAACACTcaagaaagaatatttgtatgtatacatatgtatgtgtgtgtgaataataattaaactcgCGAATAAGCCTAAgagtgttatttttttaggaCAAACTCAACCCGGCTTGTGTTTCCCTTATCGAGCGAGACGTAGGTATGTCCGTATTAAAAAAGCACGATTGACGCGTGTTAATTATAACGGAcagaattaaaagtaaaaatcgtAGATGTCCAATTTGTACCGACATAAATATCCCTGTACATGTGTACATCTGTGCTATCGTGCTATTatgaagaaatttaattacgaaCGAGCTTGCATAATAAGCTATACAGCATGGCTTATTAAGTTTCGATTCCCTTTTCGTgctaaatttaaatgatacgTACATATCTCATCTTCAATTCTATTCCCTTTTCATTATTGaagtatgaaaaatatagaagttaaatattaaagaggATTAATCCGGCAAATACtgtataaatagatattttatattgattaaattaatgactAAGAATACAGAAGCAAATGTGTGTGAACGATTTGTGCAACCCAAAAATGAAATGTTGATTCccaaaatagtataaaatgaAATCGCGTCATGctacgattttttaataacatatatttttttaaaacaagaagCAAAAATATCAGCGGCATTTGTCAGTGGATAAAACGCGCTTTTAAGTCGATGTTTGCAGGTCATTGGCCGATTTTCGTTCGGTAGATGCATATTTCTATCTGCCACGATATTAATATCGATGGCTATCGCGCTCGCAGAGCTGCCATATTGACTGTATCGAATAAACGCTCTCGCGCGGAAATTAAATCCCCTTTTAATTCGCAGATGTTTCTCGCTTCCAAGAATCGGCGTGTTTAATTCgcttacgcgcgcgcgcgcgcacacgcacacaaacAAAACcgggtaaaatattttattttccttttgcGAGATCGTGTGGATGCTGAATGAAATATTCCCAAGCCCGAAAACGAGACGCTGTTTTGACGGTGGCATTCGTTATTCTCTCGCATCGGCAtgcatcaaataaatattttcgctttcggtaaaatatttttttcaccgaGCCTTAACCAAAACGAGACTCAATTCAGCGTCGGTTGCGATCGGCTTCCATTACCATAGTCACATATGCAACATGAAActaatatttcgaaaatacacgtatgaaaaaaaggatttaattttttattaaacaaaggCGATTGCTTCTACATATACAGTGGATTAAAAAAGTACTTGCACACCCAGTTTTCTTccaataactttattttaaggaataatacataattactatgtgtaataaattatttatagatgcaattcgtaattatgtattattccttcgaataaagttattgtaaGAAAACTGGGTGTGCAAATACTTTGTTGATCCACTGTAACTAATAT
Coding sequences:
- the LOC139809720 gene encoding uncharacterized protein, producing the protein MLRRASVQTNMEAEDEEKHAHHSRTEGCLHDGIRYGSGSAMMGSRRCEYCYCISGSRRCVRPKCLLPLPGCTPLYAPHSCCPVAYNCTHHHPSTMAPVSGNGCRVGERVYVEGEMVRDIEWKASCDNCFCAMGAIRCVPLACAPPLQGCSPIVREGQCCPSTYNCSGSIEVKATQNYASYAFVSKDYAKFRKETNFFPAIDQSTNPPVEGRGHRVVEERISTSTIDLEEDSSVVTYSTAWPSTMETDIMDNEILIGTVDYKSTLEVTTAGTSTNELSSNTESTTSFESTLASTKDADSGIGSCIMCLTNTFTDSTIMTTEEPSSTDGSTISLSEWTTMLPELALDNGNDENEGAGGDENKNAGENEKRNEDEATERGTTVGEKADIIEKNKATMHPFAISTNARKTLIPDEKLSENSTLIKRTEIIGKRPVTSPSSMILMPDDILVMNVTVKTNVSVGHIQGVTINPIRSIPPDIEAILNITHREKGEDYEYDYNERLLPPSLPNVRIIPFVAADALVKGKDVPSSETGYPPGSVVVPPELRPTDASGFYDIATQENRFNPPVETEGGFVPREPPYFDVPYRSTDLNLEIGTGVTVVPQITNSHRKNNDLSSKCHFEDMEYRHGAILPRTAFCIICMCYYGDVVCSSEKCPPLKIGCRRINSEEKCCGKIVCVDADESPTVVLDRADATAPSQRQPTVSPDPFRDVIKTEPAPDLPSLIEDMIPYLVERGITMPRPTTSMTASKASAPGIMGNQLQHSPNFDFMERVPLMQPPFDYGEETIDSSFLTKMKYGVNHEAFSTDTVSLTYDSKNQVLDRKPSENPEADIFDYDGAALTELNRTTDSSKYDFQRGNTTEQKFAKGNVSETGDFDRNFTGEEDNRTTKYDNRTESDNFPSEDGKTTEDDEDVTIFSLDSVLKLLFSSNASSSNKLTETTTKTPSVSSVSGVREDQETLVASSTSTERLTEETETVETSSKVLDNEIPMSVGSLLKLAGCNIYGRMYRVGRIITELSSPCEECRCTEIGVRCEQLEC